Sequence from the Candidatus Woesearchaeota archaeon genome:
TGGAATAAAGATAAAGGCGAAATCATTTGCAGAGATTGCGGTTTAGTTCTTGAAGAAAAAATGGTTGATTTCGATCAGGAATGGAGAGAAATGGATTCTGAGGCTGCAGCTAGAAGAAGAAGAACTGGCGCACCTATGTCATATACTCAATTTGATCAGGGATTAGGTACAGAAGTAGGCACTAAAGCTGATTTTTATAAGCTAGGTGGTAAGGAGAAAAATAAGTTTTTTAGACTAAGAAAGTGGCAACAAAGAATAAGTACCGCTATAGAGCGAAATCTTAAATTAGCTTTGGCCGAACTTAAAAGAGTTTCTTCTTATTTGAAACTTCCTAGCAGTGTTGAAGAAGAGGCTTCTAGAATTTATACTTTAGCAGTTCAGAAAGGACTTGTAAGAGGAAGAAGTATGGAAAGTGTCGTTGCAGGAGCTTTATATGCTGCTTGCAGAAGACATGATGTTCCTAGAACTCTTGATGAATTAAGCGAAGCTAGTTCTGTTGAAAAAAAGGAAATTGGAAGAACATATAGGTTTATAACAAGAGAATTAGGCATTAAAATATTGCCGAGCAATCCTTCAGATTACATTGCAAGATTTGCGTCTTCTTTAAAGTTAAGTCCTGAGGCTCAAACTAAGAGTATTGAGATAATAGAGGAAGCTCAAGGTGTTGAGCTTACAAGTGGAAGAGGACCTACAGGCATTGCAGCAGCAGCATTATACGTTGCAGCTTTAATAAATGGAGAAAAAAGAACCCAAAGAGAAGTTGCTGATGTTGCAGGAGTTACTGAAGTTACAATTAGAAATAGATATAAAGAGCTTTTAGATAAGCTTGATTTAGAAAAAGAGATTAAAAAAACTAAGAAAAGAAATGCTTAGGGATATATATGGCCGATTACAAATCAGAAGATGATCAAGGCAACTGTATTTTCTGTAAAATTGCTTCTGGCGAAATAAAGCCAAGAGGCAACGGAATTATTTTTGAAAATAATAATTATTTAGCTTGGCTTTCTCCGTTTCCAAACACGAAAGGTTTTTCGGTTGTTATTCCTAAAAAACACTTTGATAGCGATGTTCTTAAAATGCCAAAAGAAGACCTAAATGAATTTATTAGTGTTTCAAAAAAAGTTGCAAGTATATTAGAAAACTATTTTGATGATGTCGGCAGAGTTGGATTAATCATGGAGGGAACAGGTGTTAACCATGCACATATTAAGTTGTTTCCTATGCATGGAACTGAGTATATGAAGAGGGGCGAGTGGAAACAGTTTCATAGCAATAATGATTCTTATTTTGAAAAGTATGAAGGTTTTATTAGTTCTAATGATGGTCCGCAGGCTGATTTTAATAAAATTGAAGATTTAGCTGAAAAGATTAGAAAAATCAATTCTTGATAGTTTATAGATATATTTAAATATTTCACTGAATAATGTTGATTAAGGTGATTTAAATGGGTTTATTTGGGCAAGGTTTTGCTAATGAAATGCAAATAAAAATCTCAGCGTTAAAAAAATCTTCGGATTCTGATAAAATAAAGATTTTAAGGGACATAAAAACTTTTGCTTTTGAAGCTAAAAGAACTCTAGAGCGTGAGTTTTTATTGAATGAAGAGATACAAAAACTCTTATTTAAGTATAGCAATAATTTAAAGTACATATCAGAAACAACTCAAGGTCCTGTGACAAATAGAGTTCAATTAAATGATGATGAATTAAGAAATGTTACTGATTATGTTAAAGCTTTAAGTTCTATAGAAATTGATTTAATTGATAAGATTGAAGAATTTGATAAGAATTCTAAACATCTTTAAGGTATTTTTTTATTTCTTTGAATTTGTTTTTATCGTAATTGTTTTGTTTGTATTCTGTCGCGAGTTTTAGAAGTTTTTCTGAATTTATTTTTATTCCTAGTTCTTTTAGTTTGAAGTAAAATTTTCCGTTTGCTATGAATTGGCAGAATTGGTTAACATTTTTTGGTTTTTCTGTTTGTTTGCATCTTTCAAAGTCTATCATTACAGGATTATTTTTTTTTGTTATTAATATGTCTTTATGAGGTCTTGTTAGTTCTAATTTGTTTATTCCTGTTTCATCTAGTTTTCTTGTTTGTTCTAATATGTTCAGAATTATTTTTTTTAGTTTTTTCTTAATATTGCTATCTTTATTTTCTTTTATCAAGTCGTAGATATCTGTTCCTTCTACATATTCTCTTATTAGATATTTGTTGTTAGGATCTTTGTAATAGAATTTTGGACCGATTCCTATTTTATTTAGTTCTTTGTTGGAGCGTGATTCATTTTCTATAGTCCCTTCCGCAGTGCTGTCAGGATTTTTTTCTTTGATTATGTATTTTTTATCTTTATATTGTGATATGTAAATGTATCCTCTTTTTCCTTTTGCAAAGTATTCTTTAATTGCATGGATTTGTTTTGCTATTTCTTGTCTCACTCATATTCAAATATTTGTTATAATATTAAATGTTTCGAAAGAATTATATTTATCTTGATCTAAATAAATTTATGGAGGAATTAAAAATTGGAAAATATAAACATTTCAAAGGGGAGATCGTTGAAGTTTTATATGTTGCGCATCATAGTGAGACTTTAGAAGATTTTGTTGTGTATAAGACTTTATATGAAAATAAAGCTTTTGGCAAAGGTTCTATTTGGATTCGTCCTAAAAAAATGTTTTTGGAATCTATTGAAAGAGATGGAAAAGTTATGAAGCGTTTTGAATTCCTTAAATAAGTTTTGCTTCATATACCATTATGTCTTCAAAGAAAATGTGTTGTTTTTTTAGTTCTTTAAATCCATATTTTAGTTTTTTCATTGTTTTTTCTAAGAGTTCTATTTCTGCGTGGGAACTCGCTATAAAAAGTATTGTTCCATTTTTTGATAAGTATTCTTTTGCTTGTTTTAGAAATTTGATTGTGGTGTTTAGTCCTGTTTTTCCGCTTGTTAGTTCTTTGTCTTCAG
This genomic interval carries:
- a CDS encoding transcription initiation factor IIB, giving the protein MSKYVKKCPECGSVNLLWNKDKGEIICRDCGLVLEEKMVDFDQEWREMDSEAAARRRRTGAPMSYTQFDQGLGTEVGTKADFYKLGGKEKNKFFRLRKWQQRISTAIERNLKLALAELKRVSSYLKLPSSVEEEASRIYTLAVQKGLVRGRSMESVVAGALYAACRRHDVPRTLDELSEASSVEKKEIGRTYRFITRELGIKILPSNPSDYIARFASSLKLSPEAQTKSIEIIEEAQGVELTSGRGPTGIAAAALYVAALINGEKRTQREVADVAGVTEVTIRNRYKELLDKLDLEKEIKKTKKRNA
- a CDS encoding HIT family protein, whose product is MADYKSEDDQGNCIFCKIASGEIKPRGNGIIFENNNYLAWLSPFPNTKGFSVVIPKKHFDSDVLKMPKEDLNEFISVSKKVASILENYFDDVGRVGLIMEGTGVNHAHIKLFPMHGTEYMKRGEWKQFHSNNDSYFEKYEGFISSNDGPQADFNKIEDLAEKIRKINS
- a CDS encoding DUF1653 domain-containing protein encodes the protein MEELKIGKYKHFKGEIVEVLYVAHHSETLEDFVVYKTLYENKAFGKGSIWIRPKKMFLESIERDGKVMKRFEFLK